TATTTCTGTTTGAGTTAGATTCGGAAAAGTGTCCCAAACCTCATCTATAACAGTTTTATTTAAATTCAAATCAGATTGTTCTTGATCGTAGTATCCTAAGAATACATTTTTACCTAAAACTTTAATTCCTGAATCTGGGCTTAGCTTATTCATTATTATTTTAAAAAGTGTAGTTTTACCTCTGCCATTTTCGCCTATTAAAGCTGATACATCTCCACTTTTAATATCTAAATTTAAATTGCTAAAAAGATGTTTTTCTCCAAAGCTCTTACTTAAATCTTCTATGTGAAGTACATCATTACCACTTTTTATACTGGTTTCGAAAGTAATTCGAGCTGACTTTGTATCTTCATCGGGTTTCTCTAAGCGGTCTATTTTGTCCAGTGCTTTTTGTCTGCTTTCTGCGGCTTTTATGCTTTTTTGTCTGTTAAAAGACCTATACTTTTTTATTATGTCTTCTTGTCTTTTTATTTCTTGTTGCTGAAGGTTATAAGCTTTTAGTTGAACCTCGTAGTCTTTTTTTCTTAAGTCTAATGACTTGGAATAATTCCCATTATACATGCTCATACAGCCGTTTACTAATTGAAAGGTTTTATGGGTGACTGCATCAAGAAAATATCTGTCATGAGAAATTATAAGTACAGAACCTTTATAATCTTTTAAATATTCCTCTAGCCATTCTATAGCATCCAAATCTAAATGGTTGGTAGGTTCATCAAGTAATAAAATGTCGGGTTTTACAAGAAGTAATTTACATAGTGCTACTCTAGTCTTTTGACCACCACTTAATATATTTATTGGTTTATGGAAATCACTTTCTAGGAAGCCTAATCCTGCTAATACTCTATTGATTTCACCTTTGTATACATATCCACCTCTATGATTGTAAACTTCTGTTAATGTGGTATAGTCTTTTATAGCCTTTTCATGGTAATGTGCATTATCTTCACTATAGGGTTCGTTCATTTTTTTTTCTAGTTCTTTTAGTTTCGATTCTATATCGGTTAAATCTTTAAATACAGTGAGCATTTCTTCATGTATATTAAGTGAAGATTCTAGAGATAAATGCTGAGATAAATATCCTATTTTTTTATTTTTATCTATAAAAAGTTCCCCACTATCTTGCTCAATATCTCCGGTAAGTATTTTAAATAAGGTGGATTTTCCGGCACCATTTACGCCAATTAATCCAATTTTGTCTCCTTCATTTATATTAAAAGATACTTTATTTAAAATAACATCTATTCCATAACTTTTATGTATATCTTTACAACTTAAAATAATCATTATAATCACCTTCTTAAAATTCTCTATTAGCCTTGAGCATAACTCTAAGGCCTTGATATCACTAGCCACGTAGGGCTATTTTTTTTTAATCACTCAAATATATATCATAGGATTTCCTCACATTTTTGTCGAATTATACTATATTACCACACATAATATAAAAACAATAAGGAGGAAACCTCTATGTACCAACGTCAAGAAATCTTTAACATAATTGAACTTTTTACTTCTCAAAAGCTTATCAATTTTTATACAAAAATCTTTGATAATCTTGATTTATCTCCATTACCCGATAGGGTTCCTTCTAAATATGGCCCTACTGGATTTTCACGCCATGCTCTTTTTAGAGCTTTCATCGTCATGAAATGTGAGAAGTTTGCCCAAATTACTGATCTTAAAGATTTTTTAGAAAATAATTTAATTATAGCCCAACTTTGTGGTTTTAACATTCTTAAATCTTTACCTTCATACTGGGTTTTTCAGAGATTTATTAAAAATTTATCTAACTCTTATCTTAAAGAAATCATGAAAAATCAAGTTAATGTTCTTAAGGAGTTAGGTTTTATTGATAACAATTTTGTATCTGTTGATGCCACTCCTGTTAAAGCTAATACTAAATTTAATAATCCCAAATCTTTTTCAAGTAACAAGTTTTCTAAAAAGAATCCTCCATCTTCTGATAAAGATTGTAAACTAGGAGTTCATACTGCTAATAACTCCTTGAATGTTCAAGTTTCAGAGGATAAACCCAATAAATCAAAGAAAAATTATGAATTTTACTGGGGATACAAAAATCATGTTATTTGTGATGCTATATCGGGTCTTCCTATTGCTGAATTTACTACAACTGCCGATATCAATGAAATTTCTAATTTTATAGAAATTCTTACTGCTACAAATGAATGGTTTTCACTAAAAGACAGTTACATTATTGCTGATAAAGGATATGATTCAAAGCAAAATCATGATTTTATTCGTAACACCCTTAAAGGGCTTGCTTTCATTGCCTTAAATAAGCGTGGCACTAAGAAAAATAGTTTAACATCTACAGGTAATGTTATATGCAATGGCGGTTTAGCCATGCATAAAGATGGCAAACAATACTTTGATTCCTATATTAAGCAAAAATTCTGTTGTCCTTATAGAAAATCAAAAGATGATTCATTATGTCCATGTAAGCATAAAAAATATTTTAATGGTAAGAAAAACAGAGGTTGTGTAAAATACATAAGCATTGGAACTGATTATAGAGCTTCTATCAATCGTGATTCTATATTTTTCAAGAAAATATATAGCTTAAGAACTGAATCTGAAAGATACAATTCAAGATGGAAAAATCTCAATACTGAACAAGCTCATGTTAGAAATATTAACTCTGTTACTAATCTAAATACTATTGGACACATTTGCCTTTTAACCGTTGCACTTGCTGCTATAAAATCTGATTGTATAGATAAATCCAAATCCCTATCGGGATTTAAAAGAACAGCTTAATCAAAATACATTTTTTAACATTGTTTTTTACTATGGGAGTAGTCTGCCCTTTTTGCTTTTTTTATTATTAATCTCTACTTCAAATTCTTCTCAACAAGCTCCGCTCAAGAAAATTTGGAACTATTTTACTTTAATCATTTGATTTTTTATCAATTATGCTCATCTCTATTCTCTATTTATTTCACTTTGTTTTATTTATCATAATAACTTCATCTTATATATAAAAAATAGGAATGGCAGACAGAACACTGGATAATAATTTGCTAATTGATGAAAGCTACTAAAAAAATTTCATTTAGTTTTTGCTAAATGGATATATCTATATTAATTGAAATTATCCTACACTAAAAATTCATAAACATTGAAAAGAAATTTGATTTTATGGTATATTTTTAAATATGTAACTTAAAAATATGAAAGAATAATGGGTACTAATTACCAAAAAAATATTTTAAATCCTGTAGAGTTCAGTTTAAATCTTGCAAGATTAATGATTATAGAATTTAATTACAATTGGTAATTTATATTAATTCCATTTTAAATTTTGAATGTTGTATTGTAGCATAAATGATCATTGATCATTGGTACATTTAGCATTAATGGAATACCCTTAATAATTATATCAGAAATTTTAGCTAATATAAAATGGAATAATTAATAAAGTAAAATTGTTTTGTGAAAGGAGAAAAAGTATGAATGAAGTAGATATTATCCAAATAATAAAGGGAGAAGATAAAAGAAATCCTTTTACTGATAAAGAGATAGGTGAAAAACTCAATATAGCAAGGGAAGCAGTAACTGAAATTCGAATTCAAGAGGGAATACCTAATTCTAGAGAGAGAAGAGAAAAGTTTATATATGAGGATATTAAAAAAATACTATTGGAAGATGTAAATATATCTGACAGAAAATTGGCAGGTCAACTAAAAGAAATGGGGTATGAAATTTCTAGATATTCCGCAGTTCAAATGAAAAAGGAAATTTTGGAAAATAATAAGGGTGGTTCCATAGATAGTGATAAAAAGGCATATGAAGAACATGAACTAAAGAAGGATGTAAAAATGGGCAAAACAGTGGAAGAAAAAGTGGATGAAAAGGTGGAATTAAATGTGGAGAAGCATGTGAAGCAACATGGGGTAGCTTTTGAAAAAATAGTGGGATACAACAAATCATTAAAAGTTCAAGTTAGCCAAGCAGAAGCTGCTATATTATATCCTCCTCATGGACTACATACGTTACTTTTAGGAGAATCTGGAGTAGGAAAAACTTTTTTTGCTCAAGCTATGTATGATTTTGCTATAAAGTCAGGAAATTTTAAAAAAGATGCTCCTTTTGTAATCTTTAACTGTGCAGATTATTCAGATAATCCACAACTTTTATTAGCTCAACTTTTCGGGTATGCAAAAGGAGCTTTTACAGGAGCTGTTGGAGATAAGAAAGGTCTTGTAGAAAAGGCTCATGGAGGAATTCTGTTTTTAGATGAAGTTCATAGATTGCCTAGTGAAGGACAAGAAATACTATTTTATTTATTAGATAAGGGAATGTATAGAAGGCTTGGAGAAGCTGAAAGTACTAGAACTGTTGATGTTATGATTATTGCTGCAACTACAGAGGAACCAAAAACATCTCTACTTCTTACGTTTACAAGAAGGATTCCTATGGTAATAGAGCTTCCTTCTATAAAAGATAAGCCTTTAGAAGAAAGATATGATCTTATAAGTGATTTCTTTTCAAAGGAATCTTTTAGAGTGGGAAAAGATATTACTGTTACTTATGAAGCTGTTAAATCTTTAATGTTGTATGAGTGCCCAGGAAACGTAGGACAGTTAAGAAGTGATATTCAAGTAGCTTGTGCTAGAGGACTTCTTCATGCTAAAATTAACAATTTAAATAGAATAATAGTTGGAATAAACGAATTACCCTCCCATGTTAAAAAAGAAATACTAGAAATACATAAAAGAGAGCCTAAAATTGAAAATTTATTTAATAGTAATATAAATGTAAGTCCAAATATGTTAAATGAAGAAACAAAGGAAAAGGATAGATATGTTTTGCCACAAAATATCTATCAATTTATAGAAGAAAAGTTTAGTGAACTTCAAAAAGAAGGGTTAGATAAAAAAACAATAAATAAAATAGTCAGTGAAAAAGTTGAATTTCAATTAAATAATTTTGTAAAGAATAATGAATTAGAGTCTATAGATGTAAATAAGAAATTAAGTGCTGTAGTGGGAAACAAAATAATAAATGCTGTAGAGAAAACTGTAGAGATAGCTAGAAATTTCTATGATAATGTACAGAAAAATTTCTATTATTGTGTAGCTATACACTTAAGTTCTACATATGAAAGATTAAATAATGGCAAGAAAATAAAAAATCCTCAACTAGATTATATAAAATCTGAATATGCATTGGAGTATAAAGTGGCAAAGATTATGGCTAATCAAATAAATGAAGATTTAAATATAGAGTTGCCAGAGGATGAAATAGGATTTTTAGCTATGTATTTGAAAACATTTACTAATGATAAGAAAAGCAAGGAGAGCAGGGTGGCTATAATTGTACTAACCCACGGTAGAGTGGCTGGAGCTATGGCGGAAGTTGCCAATAAACTTCTAGGAGTGAATCATGCTGTAGGAATAGAAATGTCTTTAGATGAAAGTCCTAAGGAAGCTTTAAAGAGAACAATAGAAGTTGTTAAGAAAATAGATGAAGGAAAAGGATGTTTGATATTAGTTGATATGGGTTCTTTGGTTACTTTTGGTGAAATTATAACTAAGGACACAGGGATTCCTACTAGGGTTATAGGAAGAGTTGACACAGTGATGGTATTAGAAGCTGTGAGACGTGCTATGATACCGGACAGTAATCTTTATGAAATCGCAGAGGCATTAGATGGTGATAAAAATTATGTAGGAATAGTTGAAGGAGTACAAAAATCTAGTGAAAATCCTAAAACTATAATAGCTCTTTGTATAACAGGGCATGGAACTGCTTTAAAAATAAAAAAATATATTGAAGATTTAACAGACAATTTTGATGATGATATAAATGTAGTGTCTTTGGGACTTATAGGTGAATGCCATGTGGAAGAAGAAATTAAAAAGTTATCTTCTAAAAGCAATATAATTGCAGTGGTAGGAACAGTAAATCCTAAAGTGAATAATATACCTTTTATATCTTTCGAAGAAGTACTAAATGGTATAGGAGTTAATAAAATAAAAAAGATTATAGGTGTAAATGCATCCAAGAATGAGCAAAAACTGCAATGGAAAAAGGAGAGACGTCTAGAAAAATTACTAAATGAAGAAATTATATTATTAGAAGAAAATTGTACTACCAAAAATGAAGTCATAGATAAATTGTGTAGTTTACTTCAAGAAAAAGGTTATGTATCATCAGATTTTACACTAAGTGTGTATAAAAGAGAAATAGTGGGAGCTACCTTTATGGGTAATGGTGTAGCAATACCCCATGGAGAACCGGAATATGTTATAAAACCAGCCATAGCCATAATGAAACTAGAAAAAAGCATATGGTGGGATGAGGAGAAAAAAGTAGATTTTATATGTATGTTAGCTATAAATGAAAATGAAAAAGAAGGAATATTAGAGTTACATAGTGTTATATCTGTTCCAAACAAGCTTAATAAAATAAAGAAAAGTAAAGATGTTGCGGAAATGAAAGAAAAAATAATTGATCAAATTATATAAATTGGCATGTAAATTGCTTTTAATAATTATTGAAAATATATGTTTAATAAATTTTTATAAAAAACTACACAATTAGCCGGTAAAGTGGCACGAGACTTGCTAAAGAATATAACATACAGGAGGTTAAACGTTAACATGAACTTAAAAAATTATTTTAAAAAGGAATTAATTATATGTAATTTGGAAGCAGAAAATAGAGAAGAAGTTTTTCAGAAGATGTCTAATGTATTATTAAAAGAGGGATATGTAAAAGAAAGTTTTTTTAATGGGTTAGTTCAAAGAGAAAAGGTATTTCCTACAGGATTAACTTTGACAAAGTACAATGTAGCAATTCCACATACGGATGCTGAACATGTAAATACTCCAGCTGTAGCTTTAGCTACATTAAAAAAACCAGTAATGTTTAGCAATATGTGTGATATGGATGAAAAGGTAAGTGTAAACGTTGTTTTTATGATGGCTTTAAATGAGCCACATAGTCAAGTTATGATGCTTCAACAATTAATGGGATTAATTCAAGATCAAGATACTCTTGAAAAAATGGTTGGGGCAGCAAATGTGGACGAAATAGTAAAGGTTATTGAAGAGTTGGATAAATAAAGGACTAGCTAACTTAAGAAGAAATATAAATTAATTTAAATTAGTTTATATATAAATTATTAAAATATACAAAGTAAGGGAGAGAGTAAAATGAGTATAAAAACAAAAGTAGTTTTAGTAGCATGTGGAACAGGAATAGCTACATCAACTGTAGTAGCAAACAGGGTAGAACAATTAATAAAGGACAATGGCTTAAATGCAAGAGTTATTCAATGTAAAATGGGTGAGGTAGCATCTAAAGAAGATGAGGCGGATTTACTTGTTACAACAACAATTCCTCCAAGACAATACAAATTTCCAGTAATCAAAGCTATGAATTATTTAACAAACATTAATACAGCAAAAATAGATCAAGAAATAATAAACTACTTAAAGTAATTTTTACTTTAAGTTCAGTTTGAAATGTAAACCAATACATTAGAATTAATCCAATTGTTTTAAAAAATAAATATTAAGGGGGAAAAAACATGGATGGATTATTATCGGTAGTACAATATATTTTAAACCTGGGGCCAACAGTTATATTACCGCTTACAATAACAATAGTAGGAATGGCTTTTGGACAAGGATTTAAAAAAGCTTTTAAATCAGGTATTACCATTGGAGTAGGTTTCGTAGGTATTAATTTAGTAGTAGGATTGCTTGTTAATAACTTAGGACCAGCTGCTCAACAAATGGTTCAAAGATTTGGATTGCAACTTAACATAATTGATATGGGTTGGCCGGCAGCTGCTGCTATAAGCTGGGCATCACCAGTAGCAGCTATTATGATACCAATAGCTATGGCAGTTAACATAGTAATGCTACTTACAAAAACAACAAAATGTATGGATATAGATATTTGGAATTATTGGCATTTTACTGCAGCGGCAGCTAGTGTATTTGTTTTAACAAATGGTAACTATTTGTTAGCTATACTAGGTGGAATCATATATGAAATAGCAGTTTTAAAGATTGCAGACAAGACTCAGCCAATGGTAGAAAATTTCTTTGGATTAGAAGGAGTTTCACTACCAACAGGTTCAACTACAGCTTTTGGATTAATAGGTATTCCAATAGCTAAGGTTGTAAACAAAATTCCAGGAATCAAGAATTTGAAAGCAGACCCAGAGACTATACAAAAGAGATTTGGAATATTTGGTGAGCCAATGATGATGGGCTTAATACTAGGTTTAGGATTAGGTGCACTTGCAGGATATGATTTTGGTAAGATACTACAAATGGGTATTTCAATGGCTGGTGTTATGCTATTGATGCCTCGTATGGTTAAGATACTTATGGAAGGATTAATACCAGTATCAGAATCAGTAAGAGAATTCTTACAAAAGAAATTTGGTGAAAAGGTCGATATCACTATAGGTCTTGACGCAGCAGTTGCTGTTGGACATCCAGCAGTAATGGCAACAGCATTAATATTAGTTCCTATAACATTATTATTATCAGTTATATTACCAGGAAATCAAGTATTACCATTTGGTGATTTAGCTACAATACCGTTTTACATAGCCTTCGTTGTTGGTGCTCATAAGGGAAACATAGTTCACTCAGTTATAACTGGAACTATAATCATGGCATTATCATTATTGATGGCAACTAATATAGCATCATTCCACACAATGATGGCACAGCAAGCACATTTTGCTATACCAAAAGGAACCACTTTAGTGTCAAGTTTAGATATGGGTGGAAACTTCTTAAACTGGATAGTTATAAAAATATTCCAAGTAATAGGTGGATTATTCTAAATTAAATAATAAAAAGAAGGGTGTTTTTATAAACACCCTTAAAAATAAATTGAATTAATAAAAATGGCATGAAAATTGCTGATATATTTATTGAAATACAAGATTAGTACAAATTCAACCATTAATATTAAAAAAATAAACCATTAATATTATAACACAAAATAAGAATAGATAATTGAATGGAGATGATTAAATGAAAGCATCAGTATTGTATGGGGTGGGAGACATGCGCTATGAAGAAGTACCAAAGCCTCAATGTGATGATGATTCTGTTATTGTAAAGGTCAAAGCCAGTGGAATTTGTGGTTCAGATCCTCCAAGAGTATTGAAAAATTGGAAATATGATTTACCAGCTATAATAGGACATGAGTTTTCAGGGGAGATAGTTGAAATTGGAAGCAATGTTAAAGGATTTGAAATAGAGGATAGAGTAGCGGCTATACCATTTATACCATGTAATGAATGCTATTATTGTAAATCAGGTTTATATTCTATGTGTGAAAATCATGGAATGCTTGGAGCTAAGTCTTATGGAGGATTTGCTGAATATGCAAAAGTTCCAGGAACAAATTTAATAAAAGTATATGATATGGATTTTGAAAGCGCAGCAATGATAGAACCATTAGCAGTTTCATTGCATGGAGTTTTAGGTCTTCAGCCAGGTGTTGGAGATACAGTTGCTGTTATGGGGGCTGGAACTATAGGACAGCTAGTTATTCAATGGTTAAAAATATATGGAGTAGAAAAAGTCATAGCAGTAGACATATCAGAAGTTAAACTAGGAGAAGCAAAAGCTTTAGGAGCAGATTCTTGCATAAATGCAAAAGAGTGTGACCCAGTAGAAAGAATTAACGAAATAACAGAAGACATGGGTGTAGACATATCTATAGAATGTGCAGGTTCTAAAATAACTGAAGAGCAATGTCTTTTAATAACTAAAAAACGTGGAAAAGTAGGTTATCTAGGAATAGCTTATACAGATGTTTTATTAAGAGAAAAAGCTTTTGAAAATATATTTAGAAGAGAATTAACTGTACAAGGATTTTGGAATTCATACTCAGCACCATTCCCAGGAAAAGAATGGACAAAGAGTGTTGAATATGTTAAAAATGGAAAAATTAAATTGAAAGAAATGATTTCACATAGATATAAATTAAGTGAAGCTAGTAAAGCTTTTGAAATGATAGGTTCTAGAACAGAAGAATATAACAAAGTAATGATATTAACTGATGAAAATCAATAAACAAAGCCCTTTATTTCGGGTAGAATGTTCTCGATTTGAGAGTTTGCAATTTTTATTTAGGGGCGTAGCTATTGTTATGTCCCATTTTCATAGAGTATAGAATATAGCGGTAGTAG
The DNA window shown above is from Haloimpatiens massiliensis and carries:
- the abc-f gene encoding ribosomal protection-like ABC-F family protein; the protein is MIILSCKDIHKSYGIDVILNKVSFNINEGDKIGLIGVNGAGKSTLFKILTGDIEQDSGELFIDKNKKIGYLSQHLSLESSLNIHEEMLTVFKDLTDIESKLKELEKKMNEPYSEDNAHYHEKAIKDYTTLTEVYNHRGGYVYKGEINRVLAGLGFLESDFHKPINILSGGQKTRVALCKLLLVKPDILLLDEPTNHLDLDAIEWLEEYLKDYKGSVLIISHDRYFLDAVTHKTFQLVNGCMSMYNGNYSKSLDLRKKDYEVQLKAYNLQQQEIKRQEDIIKKYRSFNRQKSIKAAESRQKALDKIDRLEKPDEDTKSARITFETSIKSGNDVLHIEDLSKSFGEKHLFSNLNLDIKSGDVSALIGENGRGKTTLFKIIMNKLSPDSGIKVLGKNVFLGYYDQEQSDLNLNKTVIDEVWDTFPNLTQTEIRNYLAAFLFTGDDVFKEIHTLSGGEKCKINLLKLMLSKSNFLLLDEPTNHLDIMSREALEDAILNYDGTVLLISHDRYFLNKVVHKIYELKEDELKEYLGDYSYYIEKKKNPLRFELEEENDGKTKTQIKLEKKKKREEEKLEKQKKLDIKKIEEDISNKEKLLEKLQNELCKEEVYSNPEKSENVNKEIISLQAEIDTLYGAWEELSGL
- a CDS encoding transposase — its product is MYQRQEIFNIIELFTSQKLINFYTKIFDNLDLSPLPDRVPSKYGPTGFSRHALFRAFIVMKCEKFAQITDLKDFLENNLIIAQLCGFNILKSLPSYWVFQRFIKNLSNSYLKEIMKNQVNVLKELGFIDNNFVSVDATPVKANTKFNNPKSFSSNKFSKKNPPSSDKDCKLGVHTANNSLNVQVSEDKPNKSKKNYEFYWGYKNHVICDAISGLPIAEFTTTADINEISNFIEILTATNEWFSLKDSYIIADKGYDSKQNHDFIRNTLKGLAFIALNKRGTKKNSLTSTGNVICNGGLAMHKDGKQYFDSYIKQKFCCPYRKSKDDSLCPCKHKKYFNGKKNRGCVKYISIGTDYRASINRDSIFFKKIYSLRTESERYNSRWKNLNTEQAHVRNINSVTNLNTIGHICLLTVALAAIKSDCIDKSKSLSGFKRTA
- a CDS encoding sigma 54-interacting transcriptional regulator — its product is MNEVDIIQIIKGEDKRNPFTDKEIGEKLNIAREAVTEIRIQEGIPNSRERREKFIYEDIKKILLEDVNISDRKLAGQLKEMGYEISRYSAVQMKKEILENNKGGSIDSDKKAYEEHELKKDVKMGKTVEEKVDEKVELNVEKHVKQHGVAFEKIVGYNKSLKVQVSQAEAAILYPPHGLHTLLLGESGVGKTFFAQAMYDFAIKSGNFKKDAPFVIFNCADYSDNPQLLLAQLFGYAKGAFTGAVGDKKGLVEKAHGGILFLDEVHRLPSEGQEILFYLLDKGMYRRLGEAESTRTVDVMIIAATTEEPKTSLLLTFTRRIPMVIELPSIKDKPLEERYDLISDFFSKESFRVGKDITVTYEAVKSLMLYECPGNVGQLRSDIQVACARGLLHAKINNLNRIIVGINELPSHVKKEILEIHKREPKIENLFNSNINVSPNMLNEETKEKDRYVLPQNIYQFIEEKFSELQKEGLDKKTINKIVSEKVEFQLNNFVKNNELESIDVNKKLSAVVGNKIINAVEKTVEIARNFYDNVQKNFYYCVAIHLSSTYERLNNGKKIKNPQLDYIKSEYALEYKVAKIMANQINEDLNIELPEDEIGFLAMYLKTFTNDKKSKESRVAIIVLTHGRVAGAMAEVANKLLGVNHAVGIEMSLDESPKEALKRTIEVVKKIDEGKGCLILVDMGSLVTFGEIITKDTGIPTRVIGRVDTVMVLEAVRRAMIPDSNLYEIAEALDGDKNYVGIVEGVQKSSENPKTIIALCITGHGTALKIKKYIEDLTDNFDDDINVVSLGLIGECHVEEEIKKLSSKSNIIAVVGTVNPKVNNIPFISFEEVLNGIGVNKIKKIIGVNASKNEQKLQWKKERRLEKLLNEEIILLEENCTTKNEVIDKLCSLLQEKGYVSSDFTLSVYKREIVGATFMGNGVAIPHGEPEYVIKPAIAIMKLEKSIWWDEEKKVDFICMLAINENEKEGILELHSVISVPNKLNKIKKSKDVAEMKEKIIDQII
- a CDS encoding PTS sugar transporter subunit IIA; this encodes MNLKNYFKKELIICNLEAENREEVFQKMSNVLLKEGYVKESFFNGLVQREKVFPTGLTLTKYNVAIPHTDAEHVNTPAVALATLKKPVMFSNMCDMDEKVSVNVVFMMALNEPHSQVMMLQQLMGLIQDQDTLEKMVGAANVDEIVKVIEELDK
- a CDS encoding PTS sugar transporter subunit IIB → MSIKTKVVLVACGTGIATSTVVANRVEQLIKDNGLNARVIQCKMGEVASKEDEADLLVTTTIPPRQYKFPVIKAMNYLTNINTAKIDQEIINYLK
- a CDS encoding PTS galactitol transporter subunit IIC, whose translation is MDGLLSVVQYILNLGPTVILPLTITIVGMAFGQGFKKAFKSGITIGVGFVGINLVVGLLVNNLGPAAQQMVQRFGLQLNIIDMGWPAAAAISWASPVAAIMIPIAMAVNIVMLLTKTTKCMDIDIWNYWHFTAAAASVFVLTNGNYLLAILGGIIYEIAVLKIADKTQPMVENFFGLEGVSLPTGSTTAFGLIGIPIAKVVNKIPGIKNLKADPETIQKRFGIFGEPMMMGLILGLGLGALAGYDFGKILQMGISMAGVMLLMPRMVKILMEGLIPVSESVREFLQKKFGEKVDITIGLDAAVAVGHPAVMATALILVPITLLLSVILPGNQVLPFGDLATIPFYIAFVVGAHKGNIVHSVITGTIIMALSLLMATNIASFHTMMAQQAHFAIPKGTTLVSSLDMGGNFLNWIVIKIFQVIGGLF
- a CDS encoding galactitol-1-phosphate 5-dehydrogenase — translated: MKASVLYGVGDMRYEEVPKPQCDDDSVIVKVKASGICGSDPPRVLKNWKYDLPAIIGHEFSGEIVEIGSNVKGFEIEDRVAAIPFIPCNECYYCKSGLYSMCENHGMLGAKSYGGFAEYAKVPGTNLIKVYDMDFESAAMIEPLAVSLHGVLGLQPGVGDTVAVMGAGTIGQLVIQWLKIYGVEKVIAVDISEVKLGEAKALGADSCINAKECDPVERINEITEDMGVDISIECAGSKITEEQCLLITKKRGKVGYLGIAYTDVLLREKAFENIFRRELTVQGFWNSYSAPFPGKEWTKSVEYVKNGKIKLKEMISHRYKLSEASKAFEMIGSRTEEYNKVMILTDENQ